A single window of Tolypothrix sp. NIES-4075 DNA harbors:
- a CDS encoding transposase: MPNSMANIFNSSWTGYLVQLGDDYAILQIDQAPAHTSSAIRWPENIIQELQPPHSPELNPIERLWQFLKKSLKNELFSSLQALSDSEALLRSADRIQEIFNQLTFKQVMSVSSYNFILEALFYPASY; encoded by the coding sequence ATCCCAAACTCAATGGCGAATATTTTCAACAGTTCTTGGACTGGTTATCTTGTGCAATTAGGCGACGACTACGCAATTTTACAAATCGACCAAGCTCCCGCTCATACCAGTTCTGCGATTCGCTGGCCTGAAAATATTATTCAAGAGCTTCAACCACCTCATTCTCCCGAACTCAATCCAATCGAAAGGCTTTGGCAGTTCCTCAAAAAATCGCTCAAAAATGAACTTTTCTCTTCTTTACAAGCTTTAAGCGATAGCGAAGCGCTGCTGCGAAGCGCAGATCGCATCCAGGAAATATTCAACCAACTTACATTTAAGCAGGTGATGTCTGTTTCCTCTTATAACTTTATTTTAGAAGCTCTTTTCTATCCAGCTTCATATTAA
- a CDS encoding helix-turn-helix domain-containing protein: MLWWLKSGQVKEQQELGKRLGTDTSTVTRWLQKYRLGGLSRLLEIKKAPGANRKINDDAIAALKLELETGKGFSSYGAIVEWLDKEHGLDIEYGTVYVWVRYRCLCKTKSTASSKLQAG; the protein is encoded by the coding sequence ATGTTGTGGTGGCTCAAGAGTGGGCAGGTAAAGGAACAGCAGGAACTAGGGAAACGCTTGGGCACAGATACCTCAACTGTGACAAGATGGTTACAGAAATATCGATTGGGTGGACTTTCTAGGTTATTGGAAATTAAGAAAGCACCAGGCGCAAACCGAAAAATAAATGATGATGCGATCGCAGCACTCAAACTTGAGTTGGAAACAGGAAAAGGATTTAGTAGTTACGGTGCAATTGTTGAATGGCTAGACAAGGAGCATGGGCTTGATATCGAGTATGGAACAGTTTATGTATGGGTTCGATATCGATGCTTGTGCAAAACTAAAAGTACCGCGTCCTCAAAGCTACAAGCAGGATGA